One part of the Microbacterium aurugineum genome encodes these proteins:
- a CDS encoding lycopene cyclase domain-containing protein, with translation MGMVYLAALLLSLGCMLLLDWRFRLFFWRDAVSATVVTVVGLVFFLLWDVAGIANGIFFRGDGAIATGIVLAPELPIEEPVFLLFLVVCTMVIYTGAERLITRWRENRRAGAGAS, from the coding sequence ATGGGCATGGTGTACCTGGCGGCCCTTCTCCTGTCGCTGGGCTGCATGCTGCTGCTGGATTGGCGGTTCCGCCTCTTCTTCTGGCGCGATGCCGTGTCGGCGACGGTCGTGACGGTCGTCGGGCTCGTCTTCTTCCTCCTGTGGGATGTGGCGGGCATCGCCAACGGGATCTTCTTCCGCGGTGACGGCGCGATCGCGACCGGGATCGTGCTCGCACCGGAACTGCCGATCGAAGAACCCGTGTTCCTGCTGTTCCTCGTGGTGTGCACGATGGTGATCTACACCGGGGCCGAACGCCTGATCACGCGCTGGCGTGAAAACCGTCGTGCAGGGGCGGGTGCGTCATGA
- the crtI gene encoding phytoene desaturase family protein has product MSRVVVIGAGVAGLATAGLLAKDGHEVVVLEKNDRVGGRAGSIERDGFRFDSGPSWYLMPEVFDHFFAMMGTSTSEQLDLTALDPGYRVFRSPRSSGSVSVPAGRDAVTELFDELEPGSGPALDAYLDSARDAAAMAEKYFLYNPFTRMRTLAAPEVLRALPRLFTLLGTRLQSFAEQRFLHPVVRQILGYPAVFLGTDPRTAPAMYHLMSALDLDQGVRYPQGGFWRVVERIDALARAAGARIVTGADVTGIHTQDGPDGVHTTGVGWTDDAGVAHVEHADIVVSAADLHHTETVLLPPSLQTYPESWWSRRTSGPGGVLVMLGVRGSLPELPHHSLFFTDDWDANFDAIFGATPTVPDPASTYVCRPSASDPDVAPEGHENLFVLIPVPADVELGHGGPDGTGSTAVESAADAAIDQIATWAGIPDLRERIVVRETIGPADFQDDYHSWRGGMLGPAHILSQSAMFRAQNASRRVQGLFYAGATTAPGVGVPMCLISAEIVLKRIRGDHSPGPLPVPVPTTVGTEAS; this is encoded by the coding sequence ATGAGCCGCGTGGTGGTGATCGGTGCGGGCGTCGCCGGCCTCGCGACGGCCGGCCTCCTGGCGAAGGACGGGCACGAGGTCGTCGTCCTCGAGAAGAACGACCGTGTCGGCGGGCGCGCAGGATCCATCGAGCGGGACGGGTTCCGCTTCGACTCAGGGCCCTCGTGGTACCTGATGCCGGAGGTGTTCGATCACTTCTTCGCGATGATGGGGACCTCGACGTCGGAGCAGCTCGACCTCACCGCGCTCGACCCGGGATATCGGGTGTTCCGTTCGCCTCGGTCCTCGGGGTCGGTGAGCGTCCCCGCGGGACGTGACGCGGTCACCGAGCTCTTCGACGAGCTGGAGCCGGGCTCCGGTCCCGCCCTCGACGCGTATCTGGACTCCGCACGCGACGCAGCGGCGATGGCGGAGAAGTACTTCCTGTACAACCCGTTCACCCGCATGCGCACTCTCGCCGCCCCGGAGGTCCTGCGGGCGCTCCCCCGGCTGTTCACGCTCCTCGGCACCCGACTGCAGTCGTTCGCGGAGCAGCGATTCCTTCATCCGGTCGTGCGCCAGATCCTCGGCTACCCCGCCGTCTTCCTCGGCACCGACCCGCGCACCGCTCCTGCGATGTACCACCTCATGAGCGCACTCGACCTCGATCAGGGCGTGCGCTACCCCCAAGGCGGCTTCTGGCGCGTCGTCGAACGGATCGACGCGCTGGCTCGCGCGGCGGGCGCGCGGATCGTGACCGGTGCCGATGTCACCGGCATCCACACGCAGGACGGCCCCGACGGCGTGCACACGACCGGGGTCGGCTGGACGGACGACGCGGGCGTCGCACACGTGGAGCACGCCGACATCGTGGTCTCGGCCGCGGACCTGCACCACACCGAGACCGTGCTGCTGCCGCCTTCCCTGCAGACCTACCCCGAGTCCTGGTGGTCGCGGCGTACCAGCGGGCCCGGCGGAGTGCTCGTGATGCTGGGAGTGCGGGGCTCGTTGCCTGAGCTTCCGCATCATTCCCTGTTCTTCACCGATGACTGGGACGCCAACTTCGACGCGATCTTCGGAGCGACCCCGACCGTTCCCGATCCGGCGTCGACCTACGTGTGCCGACCGAGCGCGTCGGATCCCGATGTCGCTCCGGAGGGCCATGAGAACCTGTTCGTCCTGATCCCGGTCCCGGCAGACGTCGAACTCGGACACGGCGGACCCGACGGGACGGGATCAACCGCGGTCGAGAGCGCGGCGGATGCCGCGATCGATCAGATCGCCACCTGGGCCGGGATCCCGGACCTGCGCGAACGCATCGTGGTGCGCGAGACGATCGGCCCCGCGGACTTCCAGGACGACTACCACTCCTGGCGCGGAGGAATGCTGGGACCGGCGCACATCCTGTCCCAGAGTGCGATGTTCCGCGCGCAGAACGCCTCCCGGCGTGTGCAGGGCCTGTTCTACGCCGGGGCCACCACCGCGCCGGGTGTCGGCGTCCCGATGTGCCTCATCAGTGCGGAGATCGTCCTCAAGCGCATCCGCGGTGATCACTCCCCCGGCCCGCTCCCCGTTCCCGTGCCCACCACTGTCGGGACGGAGGCGTCCTGA
- a CDS encoding phytoene/squalene synthase family protein, with the protein MTAEPADRTDDTALRRFNRTAEIATTDVIRTYSTSFGLATRLLGRRHRQHVRNIYAMVRIADEIVDGVAAEAGLDSTAQTAALASYIEETHRSMRTGYSSDLILHAFARTARECGIGEDLTGPFFASMSADLADDADFTAYDADAHADYVYGSAEVVGLMCLQVFLRGADRTDEELRTLRRGARQLGAAFQNVNFLRDLADDTDRLHRGYLGGSARLTDADRDAWVATVFRQLADAEAAIPLLPKDSRAAVRSALSLFAALTRRVAKTPVEVLYRRRVRVPDPIKAVLAGRAVMVTTWERDR; encoded by the coding sequence ATGACCGCGGAACCGGCTGATCGTACGGACGACACCGCGCTGCGGCGCTTCAACCGCACGGCGGAGATCGCCACGACCGATGTGATCCGCACGTACTCGACCTCGTTCGGCCTCGCCACCCGGCTTCTCGGCCGACGTCATCGTCAGCACGTCCGCAACATCTACGCCATGGTGCGCATCGCCGATGAGATCGTCGACGGGGTGGCCGCCGAGGCCGGACTCGACAGCACTGCGCAGACGGCGGCGCTCGCCTCCTACATCGAAGAGACGCACCGCTCGATGCGGACGGGCTACAGCAGCGACCTCATCCTGCACGCCTTCGCGCGGACGGCACGGGAGTGCGGTATCGGCGAGGACCTGACCGGGCCGTTCTTCGCCTCGATGAGCGCCGACCTCGCCGACGACGCCGACTTCACGGCCTACGATGCCGACGCCCACGCCGACTACGTCTACGGTTCCGCCGAGGTGGTCGGACTCATGTGCCTCCAGGTCTTCCTTCGGGGGGCGGACCGGACGGACGAAGAGCTCCGCACGCTCCGCCGCGGTGCGCGCCAGCTGGGCGCCGCGTTCCAGAACGTCAACTTCCTCCGCGATCTCGCCGACGACACGGACCGGCTCCACCGCGGGTATCTCGGGGGGTCCGCACGGCTGACGGATGCGGACCGCGATGCCTGGGTGGCGACGGTGTTCCGGCAGCTGGCGGATGCCGAAGCCGCCATCCCCCTCCTCCCGAAGGATTCCCGCGCCGCGGTGCGGAGTGCCCTCTCCCTGTTCGCCGCGCTCACCCGACGCGTGGCGAAGACGCCCGTGGAGGTGCTGTACCGCCGACGCGTTCGTGTGCCGGATCCGATCAAGGCCGTGCTCGCGGGTCGCGCCGTGATGGTGACGACGTGGGAGCGGGACCGATGA
- a CDS encoding polyprenyl synthetase family protein, protein MSGTVTEEDLGTRIEEALRHRFSERSAAAEKYGAEFVGLWRAAAQHALGGKLVRPRLLIDLLQSLSPSPLSERETACAIDVAAHVELLHFAFLLHDDVIDGDLTRRRGPNLIGALVAAHADTHVEPALHWARSSAILLGDMLLSSAVLGFARADVSADARERLLSLLEQTIFETVAGEHADVALSDGVIAPDLRTILATSTYKTATYSFVLPLRAAAVLAGSSPAAEEQLSEIGRHLGLAYQLQDDLLSVFGDPGQHGKDAYSDLREGKETAIIAYARMTAHWESIEVHFGRSELTVSEGSEARDRLRACGAESFVLGLIHEHLDAVSTALAAAESDGTLPAAAAQTIRAHASRVEGRRR, encoded by the coding sequence ATGAGCGGCACGGTGACGGAAGAGGACCTCGGGACGCGCATCGAAGAAGCTCTGCGCCACCGCTTCTCGGAGCGCAGCGCGGCTGCCGAGAAATACGGAGCGGAGTTCGTCGGACTCTGGCGCGCCGCCGCGCAGCACGCTCTCGGCGGAAAGCTCGTCCGCCCTCGCCTCCTCATCGACCTTCTGCAATCACTCTCCCCCTCCCCCTTGTCGGAGCGGGAGACCGCGTGCGCGATCGATGTGGCCGCACACGTCGAGCTCCTCCACTTCGCCTTCCTCCTGCACGACGACGTCATCGACGGCGACCTGACCCGGCGGCGCGGTCCGAACCTGATCGGCGCTCTGGTCGCGGCCCACGCCGATACTCACGTCGAGCCCGCACTGCACTGGGCGCGCTCGAGTGCGATCCTCCTCGGGGACATGCTTCTCTCCTCGGCCGTGCTGGGATTCGCGCGAGCCGATGTCTCCGCCGACGCCCGTGAGCGCCTGCTCTCACTGCTCGAGCAGACGATCTTCGAGACCGTGGCCGGAGAACATGCCGACGTCGCACTGAGCGACGGCGTGATCGCGCCCGATCTGCGGACCATCCTCGCGACGAGCACTTACAAGACGGCGACTTACTCCTTCGTGCTCCCCCTGCGCGCCGCCGCCGTGCTCGCGGGCTCATCCCCCGCCGCCGAGGAACAGCTCAGCGAGATCGGTCGGCATCTCGGCCTCGCCTACCAGTTGCAGGATGATCTGCTCTCCGTGTTCGGCGACCCCGGACAACACGGCAAGGACGCCTACTCCGACCTGCGCGAGGGTAAGGAGACGGCGATCATCGCCTACGCCCGCATGACGGCGCACTGGGAGAGCATCGAGGTGCACTTCGGCAGATCCGAACTCACCGTCTCGGAGGGGTCCGAAGCCCGCGATCGATTGCGCGCGTGCGGTGCCGAGAGCTTCGTCCTCGGACTCATCCACGAGCATCTGGATGCGGTGTCCACCGCGCTTGCCGCCGCGGAGTCCGACGGCACGCTCCCCGCCGCGGCTGCCCAGACGATCCGCGCTCACGCGTCCCGCGTCGAAGGGCGCCGCCGATGA
- the idi gene encoding isopentenyl-diphosphate Delta-isomerase — protein MDDVTLLAEDGTAVGTLPKQDVHTRDTPLHLAFSCYVLDTHGRLLLTRRALAKKTWPGVWTNSFCGHPRPEEDMLDAVRRHGVHELGIDLTDLRLVLPDYRYRAVDASGIVENEICPVHVAFIDGRPSANPDEVSEWIWVDVAALVEGITHTPFAFSPWLVEQLPILRRLGEV, from the coding sequence ATGGATGACGTGACCCTCCTTGCCGAAGACGGGACCGCCGTGGGGACGCTGCCGAAGCAGGACGTCCACACCCGCGACACCCCGCTGCATCTGGCGTTCTCCTGCTACGTCCTCGACACGCACGGTCGCCTCTTGCTCACTCGTCGCGCACTGGCGAAGAAGACCTGGCCGGGTGTGTGGACGAACAGCTTCTGCGGTCACCCCCGCCCCGAGGAGGACATGCTCGATGCCGTCCGGCGGCACGGTGTCCACGAGCTCGGGATCGATCTCACCGACCTGCGCCTCGTCCTCCCCGACTACCGCTACCGAGCCGTGGACGCGAGCGGGATCGTCGAGAACGAGATCTGTCCCGTGCACGTCGCCTTCATCGACGGCCGGCCCTCGGCGAACCCCGACGAGGTGTCCGAGTGGATCTGGGTCGACGTGGCCGCTCTCGTCGAGGGCATCACGCACACCCCGTTCGCCTTCAGCCCCTGGCTCGTCGAGCAGCTTCCGATTCTTCGACGACTCGGCGAGGTCTGA
- a CDS encoding MarR family winged helix-turn-helix transcriptional regulator, with product MDTEPGTTPQESAEEVLSNGDPSESGHEKTPDGLTHSAIYDVDASDPRSTLVDRQGVPPEELRQIARLMESLANLREAEQKLSQASRRYMRLNETDMRALHYLIVCANRQLVATPGGIAHHLGVSTAATTKLLDRLEKGGHITRAPHPTDRRALHIAITPETRLAAMETVGRQQAKRFYSAARLSPAEREVVIRFLADMTEEITLRDEPWLKETAE from the coding sequence ATGGACACGGAGCCCGGCACCACCCCGCAGGAGAGTGCGGAGGAAGTGTTGTCGAACGGTGACCCCAGTGAGAGTGGGCACGAGAAGACTCCCGACGGACTGACGCATTCGGCGATCTACGACGTCGACGCCAGTGATCCGCGCAGCACGCTCGTGGACCGGCAGGGTGTGCCACCCGAGGAGCTGCGACAGATCGCCCGGCTCATGGAGTCGCTCGCGAATCTGCGAGAGGCGGAGCAGAAGCTCTCACAGGCGTCCCGGCGCTACATGCGGCTCAACGAGACCGACATGCGTGCGCTGCACTACTTGATCGTGTGCGCGAACCGGCAGCTGGTCGCGACCCCCGGGGGCATCGCGCACCACCTCGGCGTCTCCACGGCGGCGACGACGAAGCTCCTCGACCGGTTGGAGAAGGGCGGGCACATCACGCGGGCGCCGCACCCCACCGACCGACGGGCGCTTCATATCGCCATCACGCCGGAGACGCGATTGGCTGCGATGGAGACGGTCGGCCGTCAGCAGGCCAAGCGCTTCTATTCCGCGGCGCGCCTCAGCCCTGCGGAACGGGAAGTCGTCATCCGATTCCTCGCGGACATGACTGAGGAGATCACTTTGCGGGATGAGCCGTGGTTGAAGGAGACGGCCGAATAG
- a CDS encoding histone-like nucleoid-structuring protein Lsr2 has product MARRIVHQLVDDIDGSVLEVGEGETVHFSLNGTSYEIDLNSSHAEELRAALEPYISAGRRAGSSAATRTSPSRKRPARNPEVAAIRAWAKENGHTLSERGRIPAPIVDAYNAAH; this is encoded by the coding sequence ATGGCGAGAAGAATTGTGCATCAGCTGGTAGACGACATCGACGGCAGTGTCCTCGAAGTAGGTGAAGGCGAGACCGTCCACTTCTCGTTGAATGGCACCTCCTACGAGATCGATCTGAATTCGTCCCACGCCGAGGAGTTGCGCGCGGCTCTCGAGCCGTACATCTCCGCCGGACGCCGCGCCGGTTCTTCCGCCGCGACCCGCACGTCGCCTTCGCGCAAGCGCCCTGCCCGTAATCCGGAGGTCGCGGCGATCCGCGCCTGGGCCAAGGAGAACGGCCACACCCTCTCCGAGCGCGGACGAATTCCCGCGCCTATCGTCGACGCGTACAACGCCGCACACTGA
- a CDS encoding LuxR C-terminal-related transcriptional regulator, producing the protein MSAPATLESETELVANAVRELARRTRFPVAFGGLIEEGVVSVTSIVGARTRSLDGLRVRPERGLGGRAMMELRPRMTSDYGSSQQITHDYDVFVLGEGLRTLLALPIIVQGRPRGVLYAGGWDEEQVGGVTTAPAMQVAQSVADELRIRDEVQRRIQANTGGGDAVAPPQREELRESFAELRSIAASLDDAELRARIARVEQRLVTLAGDDPTVSTSPIPTVRLSPRETDVLACAAMGATNAEIATQLGLREGTIKAYLGTAMSKLDASTRHAAVTRARRAGLLP; encoded by the coding sequence GTGAGCGCTCCCGCCACCCTCGAATCCGAGACCGAACTCGTCGCCAATGCCGTGCGCGAACTCGCCAGACGAACTCGTTTCCCCGTCGCTTTCGGCGGTCTCATCGAAGAGGGCGTCGTGAGCGTCACCAGCATCGTCGGCGCACGCACCCGCTCGCTGGACGGACTGCGCGTCCGCCCGGAGCGCGGACTGGGCGGACGAGCGATGATGGAGTTGCGCCCGCGGATGACGAGCGACTACGGCTCGTCCCAGCAGATCACGCATGACTACGACGTGTTCGTCCTCGGTGAGGGCCTGCGCACGCTCCTCGCCCTGCCGATCATCGTGCAGGGACGCCCCCGCGGCGTCCTCTATGCCGGCGGGTGGGATGAGGAACAGGTCGGCGGCGTGACCACCGCACCTGCCATGCAAGTGGCGCAGTCGGTGGCCGACGAGCTGCGCATCCGTGACGAGGTCCAGCGGCGGATCCAGGCGAACACCGGCGGGGGCGATGCCGTAGCCCCGCCACAGCGTGAGGAACTCCGGGAGAGCTTCGCCGAATTGCGCAGCATCGCGGCTTCCCTCGATGACGCCGAACTCCGTGCGCGCATCGCGCGGGTCGAGCAGCGCCTCGTCACCCTCGCAGGCGACGATCCGACCGTCTCGACCAGTCCGATCCCCACCGTTCGCCTCTCTCCACGGGAGACCGACGTGCTCGCCTGCGCCGCGATGGGTGCGACCAACGCGGAGATCGCGACGCAACTGGGTCTGCGCGAGGGCACCATCAAGGCGTATCTCGGCACGGCGATGTCCAAACTCGACGCCTCCACGCGACATGCCGCCGTCACGCGCGCACGGCGTGCAGGTCTCCTCCCGTGA
- a CDS encoding methylated-DNA--[protein]-cysteine S-methyltransferase — protein MTFRYDFAPTPFGDALAVFSDEGIVRFDLSESEDPHVPWLLEGVARQLHAVPEPDPGAADELAHLLAEYFDGTPVAFQEHLRLDWRLTDGFARTALQTISGIAWGETMSYGDVAVMAEHPGAARAVGTACRLTPFSIIVPVHRVVRSDGSPGHYGAHPERKRFLLDLEAG, from the coding sequence ATGACCTTCCGCTACGACTTCGCTCCGACTCCGTTCGGCGACGCCCTCGCGGTGTTCTCCGACGAGGGCATCGTACGATTCGACCTCTCCGAGTCCGAAGACCCGCACGTCCCCTGGCTCCTCGAAGGGGTCGCCCGCCAACTGCACGCCGTCCCGGAACCCGACCCCGGCGCCGCCGACGAGCTCGCGCACCTGCTCGCCGAGTACTTCGACGGCACACCGGTCGCCTTCCAGGAGCACCTCCGGCTCGATTGGCGCCTGACCGACGGTTTCGCGCGCACCGCGCTGCAGACCATCAGCGGCATCGCCTGGGGAGAGACGATGAGCTACGGCGACGTCGCCGTGATGGCAGAACACCCCGGCGCCGCTCGCGCCGTCGGCACCGCGTGTCGGCTCACACCGTTCTCGATCATCGTTCCCGTGCACCGGGTGGTGCGCTCGGATGGAAGCCCTGGGCATTACGGCGCACACCCCGAACGCAAGCGGTTCCTGCTCGACCTCGAAGCCGGCTGA
- a CDS encoding AAA family ATPase translates to MWRREDRSAEDAAAEAAVSIGDLRETATGVDIAHAAEAERTRLRAEAADLGGPSPLVSFRDTVESGIDISKAHPGSLPQFITGKSTLLSNLFRDEVGLRTARLAAERITAKNTELRTVRGIEAVHLAVGVAGWRIGGAGFAAPVLLRPLAIRRHHSDFELKLQGAFEVNPALVRIAREHFGLSIDAAALAALAYDGGIFKPQPVIDSLRAMTRSIDTFSVEPRLVVSTFADVSGAMSRDGGSLDHVVLNALGGHVGDRERVTAPRATPHHTGPDDRAPASDNLLLDADAEQEAVLARIAAGHSLTVATLPGTGGTQTVINALGELVRGGKRVLVVSARRSTLDGVRHRLAGIGLDSLAISPASVRRDLVRAIGRNEKATAPKVSEVDDALVRLRTVLRDYRQALTAPIAGMDASVLDATRQLTRLASLPVPPSTTARLGSDALRRLASDRSEAAEALAQAARLGEFRFGPNDSPWYGVTFASTEAARAAHELAGRLHSSSVPALLERGYELIAQTHMRPFSTIDELGEYLRLLQGIRDSLDRFSPTVFERPLGELIQAHGSRRDAPGLSGANRRRLRRLAKEYVRPGVHVTEMHEALLRIQAQRTQWQRYVEAGAAPEIPLGLADVYAAWQRAEAELAELDAALGRREPLASLPVARLVRTLAGLAAKSDVFENLVERAQLRDRLALLGLEPLLTELSVRHVSESQVGEELEFAWWQSLLERALQDNRALLGANTAVVDRLERDFRLVDEAHAAMAGPLLAWQLANQWRIAIVDEPQQSQHLRRALTQQSATTAQIVSAAPTLVDVLAPVWISSPYQVPEIPESVEFDTVLLVDAAAINLAEAAPTIRRARQIVAFGDPVTQRPTPFHIAVDPEDSWEPEVPFDDVSAFERLSELLPVMTLTRSYRAGGEDLAELINDAFYGGEIVSLPWAGSYLGRGSLTVDYVEGGTGTPDPISGAVESPDAEVARVVTLVVEHAVHRPSESLMVVTASARHAERVRAAVTSAFAGRSDVADFVGRDTVEPFAVLTLEESVAESRDRVIFSLGFGLTKHGRVLSDFGDLSTPDGERLLTVGMTRARRSMVLVSSIRPSSFDDGRLEHGAATLMSILGGLATRSRDARLEDLADPLTLALARELRRLGASVDVDYRGLLPLVAQHAGKAVVIESDPESRGESLRETLRLRPHVLRRLGWHYVRVHAFDLYSDPVTVATRIAAVLGISDSAPRAENDTQPIDIIDTQND, encoded by the coding sequence GTGTGGCGACGTGAAGACAGGTCTGCGGAGGACGCAGCGGCGGAAGCCGCTGTGTCGATCGGTGACCTGCGTGAGACCGCGACCGGTGTCGACATCGCGCATGCCGCCGAGGCCGAACGGACCCGGTTGAGGGCCGAGGCCGCTGATCTGGGAGGCCCGTCGCCGCTGGTCAGCTTCCGCGACACCGTCGAGTCCGGTATCGACATCTCCAAAGCGCATCCGGGCAGCCTGCCGCAGTTCATCACCGGCAAGTCGACCCTCCTGTCGAATCTGTTCCGCGATGAGGTGGGCCTGCGCACCGCGCGGCTCGCGGCGGAGCGCATCACCGCGAAGAACACCGAACTCCGCACGGTCCGAGGGATCGAGGCCGTGCACCTCGCCGTCGGCGTCGCGGGGTGGCGCATCGGAGGGGCAGGCTTCGCCGCACCCGTGCTGCTTCGCCCGCTGGCGATCCGTCGCCATCACTCGGACTTCGAGCTGAAGCTGCAGGGCGCCTTCGAGGTGAATCCCGCGCTCGTCCGGATCGCACGCGAACACTTCGGCCTCTCGATCGACGCCGCGGCGCTCGCCGCCCTCGCTTATGACGGCGGCATCTTCAAGCCGCAGCCCGTGATCGACAGCCTGCGAGCGATGACGCGCTCCATCGACACGTTCTCGGTCGAGCCGCGGCTCGTCGTCTCGACGTTCGCGGACGTGTCCGGTGCGATGTCGCGTGATGGGGGAAGCCTCGACCACGTCGTCCTCAACGCGCTGGGCGGCCACGTCGGCGACCGCGAGCGTGTCACGGCACCGCGGGCCACGCCGCACCACACCGGCCCCGACGATCGTGCTCCCGCGTCCGACAACCTGCTCCTCGATGCCGACGCCGAACAGGAAGCCGTGCTCGCACGCATCGCCGCGGGGCACTCCCTGACCGTCGCGACACTTCCCGGCACGGGCGGAACGCAGACCGTGATCAACGCGCTCGGCGAACTGGTGCGGGGCGGTAAGCGGGTGCTCGTGGTCTCCGCCCGTCGATCGACGCTGGACGGCGTGCGGCATCGGCTCGCGGGCATCGGCCTGGACAGTCTTGCGATCTCGCCCGCCAGCGTGCGCCGCGACCTCGTGAGGGCCATCGGTCGCAACGAGAAGGCCACGGCTCCGAAGGTCAGCGAGGTCGACGATGCGCTGGTGCGCCTGCGCACGGTGCTTCGCGACTATCGACAGGCGCTCACGGCGCCGATCGCCGGCATGGACGCATCGGTGCTCGACGCGACCCGCCAACTCACCCGGCTCGCCTCCCTCCCGGTTCCTCCCTCCACGACCGCGCGGCTCGGATCGGACGCACTGCGTCGTCTGGCGTCCGACCGCAGCGAAGCCGCCGAAGCGCTCGCCCAGGCGGCACGTCTCGGCGAGTTCCGCTTCGGTCCGAACGACTCTCCCTGGTACGGCGTCACCTTCGCCAGCACCGAGGCCGCACGCGCCGCCCACGAACTGGCCGGGAGGCTGCACTCCAGCAGCGTGCCCGCGCTCCTGGAACGCGGCTACGAACTCATCGCGCAGACGCACATGCGTCCGTTCTCGACCATCGACGAACTCGGCGAGTACCTGCGGCTGCTGCAGGGCATCCGCGACTCCCTGGACCGCTTCAGTCCCACCGTGTTCGAGCGCCCGCTCGGCGAGCTCATCCAGGCGCACGGCTCGCGTCGCGATGCGCCCGGGCTCTCCGGGGCGAACAGGCGGCGGCTGCGTCGCCTCGCCAAGGAATATGTGCGTCCGGGCGTCCACGTCACCGAGATGCACGAGGCCCTGCTGCGGATCCAGGCCCAGCGCACGCAGTGGCAGCGCTATGTCGAAGCCGGTGCCGCTCCGGAGATCCCGCTCGGTCTCGCCGACGTCTACGCCGCCTGGCAGCGGGCGGAGGCCGAACTCGCGGAGCTCGATGCCGCGCTCGGGCGCCGCGAGCCTCTGGCCTCGCTGCCCGTGGCGCGACTCGTGCGGACCCTGGCCGGGCTCGCCGCCAAGTCCGACGTCTTCGAGAACCTCGTGGAGCGCGCACAGCTGCGTGATCGTCTGGCGCTCCTCGGGCTCGAGCCGCTGCTCACGGAACTCTCGGTGCGACACGTCTCCGAGTCGCAGGTGGGGGAGGAGCTCGAGTTCGCCTGGTGGCAGTCACTCCTCGAGCGAGCACTGCAGGACAACCGTGCCCTCCTCGGCGCGAACACCGCCGTGGTCGACCGTCTCGAGCGGGACTTCCGGTTGGTGGATGAAGCGCATGCCGCGATGGCGGGTCCTCTTCTCGCCTGGCAGCTCGCGAACCAGTGGCGGATCGCGATCGTCGACGAGCCTCAGCAATCGCAGCACCTCCGCCGCGCGCTGACGCAGCAGTCGGCGACCACCGCGCAGATCGTCAGTGCCGCGCCGACGCTCGTCGACGTGCTCGCTCCCGTCTGGATCTCCTCGCCGTATCAGGTGCCGGAGATCCCGGAGTCCGTGGAGTTCGACACCGTCCTCCTCGTCGACGCGGCGGCGATCAACCTCGCCGAGGCAGCGCCGACGATCCGTCGCGCTCGTCAGATCGTGGCGTTCGGGGACCCGGTCACACAGCGCCCGACGCCCTTCCACATCGCGGTCGATCCGGAGGATTCGTGGGAGCCCGAGGTCCCGTTCGACGACGTCTCGGCGTTCGAGCGGCTGTCCGAGCTGCTGCCCGTGATGACGCTGACCCGCAGCTACCGAGCCGGTGGCGAAGACCTCGCGGAACTCATCAACGACGCGTTCTACGGCGGCGAGATCGTGTCGCTGCCCTGGGCCGGCTCGTACCTCGGTCGCGGCAGTCTCACGGTCGACTACGTCGAGGGCGGCACCGGCACTCCCGATCCGATCTCGGGCGCGGTCGAGAGCCCGGATGCCGAGGTCGCCCGAGTGGTCACACTCGTCGTCGAGCATGCCGTGCACCGCCCGTCGGAGTCGCTCATGGTCGTCACGGCCAGCGCTCGCCACGCGGAGCGGGTGCGCGCGGCTGTCACCTCTGCCTTCGCCGGCCGATCGGATGTGGCCGATTTCGTCGGACGGGACACGGTCGAGCCCTTCGCGGTGCTGACCCTCGAGGAATCGGTCGCCGAGAGCCGGGACCGCGTCATCTTCTCGCTCGGCTTCGGACTCACCAAGCACGGTCGTGTCCTGAGCGACTTCGGCGACCTCTCCACCCCTGACGGCGAGCGGCTCCTGACCGTCGGGATGACCCGTGCCCGCCGTTCGATGGTCCTGGTCTCCTCGATCCGGCCCTCGTCGTTCGACGATGGGCGTCTCGAGCACGGCGCGGCCACATTGATGTCGATCCTCGGGGGACTCGCCACGCGCAGTCGGGATGCGCGGCTCGAGGACCTCGCAGACCCCCTCACCCTCGCTCTCGCCCGGGAGCTCCGGCGGCTCGGTGCCTCTGTCGACGTCGACTACCGCGGGCTGCTGCCGCTCGTCGCGCAGCACGCGGGCAAGGCCGTCGTCATCGAGTCCGATCCGGAATCCCGGGGTGAATCGTTGCGGGAGACCCTGCGTCTGCGGCCGCACGTGCTGCGTCGTCTCGGCTGGCACTACGTGCGCGTGCACGCCTTCGATCTGTACAGCGATCCGGTGACGGTGGCGACGCGCATCGCCGCCGTGCTCGGCATCTCCGACTCCGCCCCGCGTGCGGAGAACGACACGCAGCCGATCGATATCATCGACACCCAGAATGACTGA